A DNA window from Syntrophomonadaceae bacterium contains the following coding sequences:
- a CDS encoding putative sulfate exporter family transporter translates to MEKAPQKQAAPKGEGWSSLWKKEDWLAVWLGFLIMFSVIAGVTLTVPSFRWLTAGELNTFLAEQSAKVDKLAKDAEAKGEKALLTEVNALQAAIQKQDRAAVVSAAGKVNSVAKDVKDSKLKADAQKLGADIRSQARREISRVLSWGNMQSVLIVGVIYLILTAVGIFLKGGKVALYALGFPVVFLLAFFANFLGGNHTMREWGFGFVLWALILGLLVSNLVRLPDWLKEAVQTEFFIKTGLVIFGASILFDRIIAAGGLGLIQGIIVIVTVWYAAYWILKKYFKLDDEFSAVMASAVSICGVSAAIAAHGAVKGDPKKMGYVTSLVLLMAMPMMILQPLIARALGLSEAVAGAWMAGTIDTTAAVVVAGAMVGPTAMEYASILKLTQNALIGVVAFVLAIIWTYKDKAKASAGAEKPSAMEIWYRFPKFVLGFVVASFIFSTMIDPKVVSATAPLLTFLREYWFALAFVCIGLDTRFAELIKIGGGAPALGFVTTQLFNVVWVLVIAYLLFGGLFFPPPF, encoded by the coding sequence GTGGAAAAGGCTCCACAGAAACAGGCGGCCCCTAAAGGCGAGGGCTGGTCAAGCTTATGGAAGAAAGAAGACTGGTTAGCGGTCTGGCTTGGTTTTTTGATTATGTTTTCAGTAATCGCCGGTGTAACTTTGACAGTCCCCTCTTTTCGTTGGTTGACGGCCGGAGAACTGAATACTTTCCTTGCCGAACAGTCGGCTAAGGTCGACAAGCTTGCCAAGGATGCAGAGGCAAAGGGTGAAAAGGCGCTACTAACCGAAGTTAATGCCTTGCAAGCCGCTATTCAGAAGCAAGACCGCGCCGCCGTTGTCTCGGCTGCCGGCAAAGTCAACTCGGTAGCAAAGGATGTTAAGGACAGCAAACTCAAGGCAGACGCCCAAAAACTTGGTGCGGACATCAGGTCTCAGGCGAGGCGTGAAATATCGCGTGTCTTGAGTTGGGGTAATATGCAAAGCGTCCTGATCGTTGGTGTTATTTACTTAATTCTTACTGCTGTGGGAATCTTCCTTAAGGGCGGGAAAGTGGCCCTCTATGCGTTGGGTTTCCCGGTGGTGTTCCTCCTGGCGTTTTTTGCAAATTTCCTCGGCGGGAACCATACCATGCGTGAGTGGGGGTTTGGGTTCGTCCTGTGGGCGCTGATCCTGGGCCTTTTGGTCAGCAACCTGGTCAGGCTCCCGGATTGGCTCAAAGAGGCAGTCCAAACCGAGTTCTTTATCAAGACCGGTCTGGTGATCTTTGGTGCTTCCATTCTATTTGACCGGATCATTGCTGCCGGCGGTTTGGGACTGATCCAGGGTATCATCGTCATCGTGACAGTCTGGTATGCTGCTTACTGGATCCTGAAAAAGTACTTTAAACTGGACGATGAATTTTCTGCTGTTATGGCAAGCGCGGTTTCAATCTGCGGTGTTTCTGCCGCTATCGCCGCTCACGGCGCTGTCAAGGGCGACCCGAAGAAAATGGGTTATGTTACATCCCTCGTGCTCCTGATGGCTATGCCGATGATGATCTTGCAGCCGTTGATCGCCAGAGCCCTTGGCCTGTCTGAAGCAGTCGCCGGAGCCTGGATGGCGGGCACGATAGATACGACAGCCGCTGTGGTGGTAGCCGGCGCGATGGTTGGCCCCACTGCGATGGAGTATGCCTCAATCCTCAAGCTGACCCAGAACGCGCTGATCGGGGTTGTGGCATTTGTCTTGGCAATAATATGGACCTATAAGGATAAGGCCAAGGCGTCTGCCGGTGCCGAGAAACCGAGCGCAATGGAAATCTGGTATCGTTTCCCCAAGTTCGTGCTTGGTTTTGTGGTAGCTTCATTTATCTTCTCCACCATGATTGATCCCAAGGTTGTTTCAGCAACGGCTCCCTTGTTGACTTTCCTGCGCGAGTACTGGTTTGCGCTGGCCTTTGTCTGCATTGGTCTGGATACCCGTTTTGCCGAACTCATCAAGATCGGCGGCGGCGCGCCAGCCTTAGGCTTTGTCACGACACAACTCTTCAATGTTGTGTGGGTGCTTGTTATTGCCTATCTCCTCTTCGGTGGCCTTTTCTTCCCGCCTCCGTTCTAA
- the hybB gene encoding Ni/Fe-hydrogenase cytochrome b subunit, with product MKVGTLELKFPLTPTRILLLVIFAIGSAVILYRFAVGLGPSTNLNDAWPWGWWVSFGILTGVALSGGAFVLACLVHIFNVRKFEPFLRPAILAGFLGYNTVGLTLLVELGFPYRIWHPWFYWQYHSIMFEVAWCVTLYLCVLTVEFSPVLLEKIRQHRLAHTVHRAAVPLVIAGTIISSLHQSSLGTLLLVMPTKLSPLWYTPWLPLLFYISAIFSGISFSILILYATYKAFSRQVPFQLLADLAKGLPWLMGIYLAIKLADLHARGMLPELLHANPYSLLMWAELLVGVVIPGVILSFAKLRNTLPGLFAGVWLVVIGLILNRFNASLFGFIETAFLPYFPHWMEVMMSAAIVAGVILAYIAAAENLPLLDAEHGESVHAKPLPPAHGISHGVKG from the coding sequence ATGAAAGTCGGCACCCTGGAACTTAAATTTCCCCTTACACCTACCAGAATTCTGCTGCTGGTCATTTTCGCTATCGGTTCAGCGGTTATTCTGTACCGGTTTGCTGTGGGGCTCGGGCCGTCAACCAACCTGAACGATGCCTGGCCCTGGGGCTGGTGGGTAAGCTTCGGCATTCTCACCGGTGTGGCTTTGTCGGGCGGAGCTTTTGTACTTGCCTGCCTGGTCCATATCTTTAATGTTAGAAAGTTTGAACCCTTTTTGCGCCCGGCTATCCTGGCTGGTTTTTTAGGATACAACACCGTTGGGTTAACATTATTGGTCGAACTTGGCTTCCCCTACCGGATCTGGCATCCCTGGTTCTACTGGCAGTATCATTCCATCATGTTTGAGGTGGCCTGGTGTGTTACATTGTATTTATGTGTGTTGACCGTCGAGTTTTCCCCTGTACTGCTGGAAAAAATCCGCCAGCACCGGCTGGCTCATACTGTCCACCGGGCAGCGGTACCACTGGTGATTGCCGGGACAATCATTTCCTCCCTCCACCAATCATCCCTGGGCACCCTGTTACTGGTAATGCCCACAAAACTGAGTCCGCTGTGGTATACACCCTGGCTGCCGTTACTGTTTTACATTTCGGCCATTTTTTCCGGCATTAGCTTCTCAATTTTAATCTTGTACGCTACCTATAAAGCATTCAGCCGCCAGGTACCCTTTCAACTGCTGGCCGATTTGGCCAAAGGCCTGCCCTGGTTAATGGGCATCTACCTGGCCATAAAACTGGCGGATTTGCATGCCAGGGGCATGCTGCCGGAGCTTTTGCATGCCAACCCCTACAGCCTATTGATGTGGGCGGAACTGCTGGTCGGGGTTGTTATTCCCGGAGTAATCCTGAGCTTTGCCAAGTTGAGAAATACACTCCCTGGTTTGTTTGCCGGGGTATGGCTGGTTGTAATCGGGCTTATTTTAAACAGGTTTAATGCCAGTCTGTTCGGCTTTATTGAAACAGCCTTCCTCCCCTATTTCCCGCACTGGATGGAAGTGATGATGTCTGCCGCCATTGTAGCCGGCGTTATCCTGGCGTATATTGCTGCGGCCGAAAACCTGCCACTACTGGACGCGGAACACGGGGAATCAGTCCATGCAAAACCCCTGCCGCCGGCCCATGGCATTTCCCATGGTGTAAAAGGTTAA